The DNA window TTGTTGTTTTGCTATTGTTTGCTGCCATTTTAATGTTGTTTTGTTGTCATTTTGCTAtcatattactactattttgttgttattgtttggatattgtataactcttgttttattattaattttactattattttagaggcatttgcttacTAAGTTGCAATTATCTTAATGTTATgcaagtataaagactttttttaatatattttcaatttattgaaaacatgtattttaatgcttttagcatatttgatatattatatttttaatttatttttatatacaaaatttttaatatgGGTAGACTAAGTGAGGCTCGAACTTTGTATTATTTATCTAGGtcgaacttaaataaaatttaaaacttattttccaGATAAAACCCAAGTTAGAAAAACAAGATTAAAATTTTGATGAACCCATAATCGGGGTGTATAGATAGGCTTGAATAACTGCCATAATTACCAAACAACAAAAGACGGTAAATGTGGCTGTCTAGAATAATGCCCTGCAACATTATTATGCTTTCTAATTTGTTGCATTTATCTGCCAATACCGCACACGATTTGTGCACTTAAACTCAAATCCCTGAACGTTTTAACTCTTTCAGAAGAAAAAGCCCAAAAGATAATCTTTCGGTTTCCCTTTGCTGCACAGGGCTGTAGTTTTGACTCCATCAGCAGCCTAATGCGTATTTGCTTCGTTACCCTTTTTGTCTTTACACtatgaagaaaaatgaataatatgATGGCTTATCAATTTTCTTCcctcttttttaatttcttaatactTACAATAGTAGGAAAACTGCATATTGCTGAATTAAAATGATTAGCTTTGAAACGTATAACAAATACAAATGTTACCTGATTTGTCTtcaaacaaataatataaaattttcacaacaCAACACATTAACCAACTGCACTAAAAAAAAGAAGTGTTGTAAATCACTTAAGTGGTTGTCGGTAGGCATTACCGGCAGGTGGCAGCGCTCACAAAGCGACAAACTGCAGCAGTTCCAAGGCGCGGCGATCGGcggaaaattaaaaaagaaatactaaAGTTTTCAACTTTCTACGATAAACCTAAAACCACCACCAAAAAATCAgacttaataaatatattaaaaaatgttgAGATCAAGTTCAAATCATATAGACCAATCCCAATATTAGCATAAACCATTAGTAAATGTTCCTTTAGAACCCTACATAAAGGGCTTCAGTGTCCCCCATTCACCACTGTTGTGCCCCTTAAGGACCCCTCAACAGCCCCACTTTCACCTAGCCGGCCAACTCTCCCCCTCTTTCCACAAACCCCATTTTTTTAGCACCATTTCCTAGTGTACTCGTgtgcttttgaaaattttaaagattattcCTCTTGTTCTGTTTTCTGCTCAAAGCTCTTTTATCTGTCCCTTTCTTTTAGTTTCTGACATGGCATCCTCTGGCACTGGCTCCCCTTGTGGTGCATGCAAGTTTCTGAGACGAAAATGCGCCTCTGACTGTATATTTGCGCCTTATTTCTGCTCGGAACAAGGCCCTGCAAGGTTTGCAGCCATCCACAAAGTTTTTGGTGCTAGCAATGCCTCCAAGTTGTTGTTGCATGTCCCAGCTCATGATCGATGTGAGGCGGTTGTCACCATTGCTTATGAGGCCCAAGCAAGGATTAGAGACCCGGTCTATGGTTGTGTTGCTCATATTTTCGCCTTGCAGCAACAGGTATTAGATTTCCTTATTTTCCCTTCTCAAGGAAGtttgcatatataatataattagaaCAAATATATTTCCCCAACATCAAACTTCTTTGAATTTGATCCATGTTCCTTTTCACCAGTTTCAAGAGTTGTTTTCCTTTTGGGGTTTATGATTAGCTTTAATTCGTTTCTAATGTCGATGTGGATTTGATAGGTGGCATACCTCCAAGGTCAATTAATGCAAATGAAAGCACAACTAGCTCAAAATGCTATGAATTCACATAACATGGAGAGTCAATGGCAAGGCAATCTTTCTGGTGGTCCTTCCATTCCAACATATCCAATCTACATGAATCCCATTTCGCCACAAAGCTCACTTGAGTCTGTTGAGCTCAACAGTGCTGATAACATGAATATGCAAGAAATACAAAG is part of the Gossypium hirsutum isolate 1008001.06 chromosome D11, Gossypium_hirsutum_v2.1, whole genome shotgun sequence genome and encodes:
- the LOC107923647 gene encoding LOB domain-containing protein 16 — protein: MASSGTGSPCGACKFLRRKCASDCIFAPYFCSEQGPARFAAIHKVFGASNASKLLLHVPAHDRCEAVVTIAYEAQARIRDPVYGCVAHIFALQQQVAYLQGQLMQMKAQLAQNAMNSHNMESQWQGNLSGGPSIPTYPIYMNPISPQSSLESVELNSADNMNMQEIQSREEFSNFHGYSRKRPYNSDLGELQALALRMMRN